Part of the Robbsia sp. KACC 23696 genome, GTCACCGATGGCAAGACCTATGCGGCCGCTTTCAGTCTCGGTCAACTGGGCATCGCGTATCGCACCGACCTCGTGAAGACGCCGCCGACCAGCTGGTTGGATCTGTGGAAGCCGGAATACAAAGGCCACGTGGCGATCTCCTCGCCGACCTATGCCGCCGGCCTGCAGTTCTTCGCCGGCTTGACGCATGCACTCGGTGGCGAGTTGAAGAACGACGCCGATGTCGACAAGACCTTTGCGAAGCTCGCGCAGTTGAAGGATTCGGCGGTGGCTTTCCCGGACAGTCCGGGCGCCATCCAGACCTTGCTCGAACGGGGCGATGCCTGGGTCGTGCCTTATTGGGACGGGCGCGTCTTCGCGCTGAAGAAGACCGGTATGAAGATCGGCTTCGTCTATCCGAGCGACGGCCCGGTGGTGGGCGCCGCGAATTGGGTGATCGCCAAGGGCGCACCGAATATGGCCAACGCCTACAAGCTGGTCGATTTCCTGTCGAGCGCAGCGGTCCAGAAAGCATTCTCGGACAGCTCGCTGTATGGCATGACGAATCGTGACGTGGTCTATAGCGACGAGCTGAAGAACGAAGCGCAGACCGGCGAAGACGCCTATAAGCGCCTGATCTGGATCGACTACAGCGCCGCCACGCCGAAGTTGGCCGACTGGACCAATCGCTGGTCGCAGGCACTGGGTAGCGGCACGGCCAAATGAGCGCAATCGATATACGCGGGATCAGCCGCCAGTTCGGCGAAACACGCGCACTCGACCATGTCGATCTCGGCATCGAGCAAGGCGAGTTCTTCTCGCTGCTCGGACCGAGCGGCTGTGGCAAGACGACATTGCTGAACATTGTCGCGGGCTTTCTGGAGCCGTCGGGCGGCCGCATTTCCATCGGCGGGCGCGATGTGACGGCGCTGCCGGCGCATCGACGCGACATCGGCATGGTGTTTCAGAACTATGCGCTGTTTCCGCATCTGAACGTGTACGAGAACGTCGCGTATGGCTTGCGCGTGCGTAAGCTGGGAAGCGCGGCGATTCGCGAACGCGTCGCGGAAATGCTGGCGCTGGTGCACCTCGATGCCCATGCGCAGAGGATGCCGCATCAGTTGTCGGGCGGCCAGCAACAACGCGTCGCCATCGCACGCGCGTTGGCGATCCGACCGCAAGTCCTGCTGCTCGATGAGCCGCTCTCCAACCTCGACGCAAAGTTGCGCAAGGCGATGCAATCGGAATTGCGCCGGATGCAACGCGAGGTGGGCATTACGACCGTGCTCGTGACGCACGACCAGGAAGAAGCATTGAGCCTTTCCGACCGCATCGGGATTCTGGGTGCCGGGCGGCTGCAGCAGGTCGGCTCGCCGCAGGCGCTGTACCGGCGTCCGGCGAATCGCTTCGTTGCCGAGTTTGTCGGTCAGGCGAATTTGATGGCCACCGTCCCGGGGACGACACCCGGGACCCGACTCGCAAGCGATTACGCGACGCGCGACGGCGCGCCGTTGATCTTGCAAGTGCCGACGGGCATCGACGCCGACGTATTTCTGCTGCGCCCGGAGCGCATCCGCGTGACGGCAATCGGCGCATCGGAGCCGTCCCGTGCATCGGCCGACGCACCGAATCAAGCGATCGCAATCGTCGAGGAAGCGGCCTACACAGGCGCCACGCTGAGTTTGCGCGTGCGACTCGGCGGCGCGGGGCAGTTGCAATTGCAGACACCGGAGCGCGCGTTCGACGTCCTGCCCGCGATCGGTAGCACGCTCGCCTTGCAATGGCACGCCGACGACCTGGTGCCGCTGCCGGAAGCCGGGCGCGAGCGCGCATCGGCTCAGGAGCACGCGGTATGAGCGCAATCGACCTGCGCCGGTTCGTTCGTCCCGGCGCGCCCGGAGGACAGCGTTTCGCCTGGCTGATGCTGACACCCAGCATGGTGTTCCTGTTCGCCTTTCTGTTATTGCCTGCCCTGTTGCTGCTCGTGCTGAGCCTGCACAACGTCGACAGCATGTTGATGGTGTTGCCGACGTACAGCCTGTCGCAATACGTCGCGGTTTTCACGACGTCGGCGTATCTCGACGCGCTGTGGACGACCATCTGGATTGCCGCGTTGACGGCCGGCATCTGCATCCTGCTGGCCTACCCCGCCGCCTGGCTGCTGGTGTCGACGCGCAGCCGTGCGTTGCGCACCTTGCTGTATCTGATCTTGATTTCGCCGTTGCTGACGAGTGTCGTGATCCGGACGTTCGCGTGGATTGTGCTGCTGGCACAGAACGGCTTGATCAATACGACGCTGGTCAAGCTCGGCCTGCTGCACCAACCGCTGGCCCTGCTCTGGAACTTGAAAGCGGTCGTCGTGGCCTATGTCCAGGTGATGCTGCCCTTCGCGGTGCTGCCGCTGGCGACGTCGTTCGGCGAGATCCCGACGTCGTTGACACGGGCGTCCCAGAGCCTGGGTGCCGGTCCGGCCTACACCTTCTTCAAGGTGACGTTGCCGCTGACCTTCCCCGGCATGATGAGCGGCGCCATCATCGTTTTCACGCTGGCGGCGGGAAGCTATATCACACCGCTGCTGATAGGAGGACGGCTCCAGCCGCTGCTGCCGATCACGATTTATCAGCAAGCCTTGCAGATCGCGAACCTGCCGCTTGCGGCGGCGTTGTCGCTGACCTTGCTGGTGTTGACCGCAGCGATCGCGGCCGGCATGAATACGATACAGAAACGCTGGGAGGCGCGCGTCCA contains:
- a CDS encoding ABC transporter substrate-binding protein, whose amino-acid sequence is MKPLFSLLTGALLAAAVIGLGACSKSTPSKDSADATPAATDRVVIGVYGGDWEKNIRAAGLEQYAKDNHLSVDIVPGADAEWLAKLRAANGNKPPYDIVVFQPDSVQRASAAGLLQPLDSTHIPNLAHLYDSVQQKFVTDGKTYAAAFSLGQLGIAYRTDLVKTPPTSWLDLWKPEYKGHVAISSPTYAAGLQFFAGLTHALGGELKNDADVDKTFAKLAQLKDSAVAFPDSPGAIQTLLERGDAWVVPYWDGRVFALKKTGMKIGFVYPSDGPVVGAANWVIAKGAPNMANAYKLVDFLSSAAVQKAFSDSSLYGMTNRDVVYSDELKNEAQTGEDAYKRLIWIDYSAATPKLADWTNRWSQALGSGTAK
- a CDS encoding ABC transporter ATP-binding protein, with translation MSAIDIRGISRQFGETRALDHVDLGIEQGEFFSLLGPSGCGKTTLLNIVAGFLEPSGGRISIGGRDVTALPAHRRDIGMVFQNYALFPHLNVYENVAYGLRVRKLGSAAIRERVAEMLALVHLDAHAQRMPHQLSGGQQQRVAIARALAIRPQVLLLDEPLSNLDAKLRKAMQSELRRMQREVGITTVLVTHDQEEALSLSDRIGILGAGRLQQVGSPQALYRRPANRFVAEFVGQANLMATVPGTTPGTRLASDYATRDGAPLILQVPTGIDADVFLLRPERIRVTAIGASEPSRASADAPNQAIAIVEEAAYTGATLSLRVRLGGAGQLQLQTPERAFDVLPAIGSTLALQWHADDLVPLPEAGRERASAQEHAV
- a CDS encoding ABC transporter permease, translating into MSAIDLRRFVRPGAPGGQRFAWLMLTPSMVFLFAFLLLPALLLLVLSLHNVDSMLMVLPTYSLSQYVAVFTTSAYLDALWTTIWIAALTAGICILLAYPAAWLLVSTRSRALRTLLYLILISPLLTSVVIRTFAWIVLLAQNGLINTTLVKLGLLHQPLALLWNLKAVVVAYVQVMLPFAVLPLATSFGEIPTSLTRASQSLGAGPAYTFFKVTLPLTFPGMMSGAIIVFTLAAGSYITPLLIGGRLQPLLPITIYQQALQIANLPLAAALSLTLLVLTAAIAAGMNTIQKRWEARVHGQ